A window of the Lolium perenne isolate Kyuss_39 chromosome 7, Kyuss_2.0, whole genome shotgun sequence genome harbors these coding sequences:
- the LOC127318082 gene encoding putative receptor protein kinase ZmPK1: MIAIAPMGGAGAYIFTTSISFLLMLMSIAATKDHGSSYLARGSSVSIDEGTSTTTPVLVSPNGEFACGFYRVATNAFTFSVWFTGSSGKTVAWTANRDAPVNGRGSRLAFRRDGGLDLLDYNGAAVWSTNTTATRASRAQLLDSGNLVIVDPDGQQLWRSFDSPTDTLLPSQPMTRNTKLVSASARGLLYSGLYTLYFDSDNQLKLIYNGPEVSSIYWPNPFNKPWENNRTTYNRSLHAILQPTGQFSSSDDFEFEASDFGDKVMRRLTLDYDGNLRLYSLNTISGNWSVSWMAFSLVCDMHGLCGKNSLCKYIPKLECSCLEGFEVVDGSNWSKGCRRKVNIRANRDKQIRRKANISTQDFSFRKLADTDFYGYDFGYAEHVPIQKCRHMCLNNTDCEAFGYCQGNGKCYLKVYLFNGKIFPNQHNDIYLKVPKGALSSSKLASSVTHACKFNEKEANVSSQMLKDGSSKFNFGYFLSSALTLFLTEITLIVAGCWVVYKWERRSEITDEGYKIISSQFRIFSYKELQKATNCFQEEIGSGRSGAVYKGVLDDERKVAVKKLNDVIQGEQEFRSELSVIGTIYHMNVVRIWGFCVKKTHKLLVSEFIENGSLATVLFDYQSLSPVLQWVQRYNIALGVAKGLAYLHHECLEWIVHCDVKPENILLDKDFDPKIADFGLVKLLKRGSSAQVLSKVHGTRGYIAPEWALNLPITGKADVYSYGVVLLELVKGIRVSSWMVEGEEVEMAVRCSAEILKEKLAGEDQSWLLDFVDYRLDGDFNYSEAIVMLQIAVSCLEEERSRRPSMSHVVETLLSLAE; encoded by the coding sequence ATGATTGCCATTGCGCCCATGGGAGGTGCGGGTGCCTACATCTTCACCACATCCATCTCCTTCCTTCTCATGCTCATGTCCATTGCTGCTACCAAGGACCATGGCAGCAGCTACCTCGCGAGAGGTTCCTCGGTCTCCATCGACGAAGGTACCAGTACCACCACCCCCGTCCTCGTCTCGCCGAACGGCGAGTTCGCATGTGGCTTCTACAGGGTGGCTACAAACGCCTTTACCTTCTCCGTCTGGTTCAccggctcgtcggggaagaccgtCGCTTGGACGGCCAACCGCGACGCACCGGTGAATGGCAGAGGGTCTAGGCTCGCCTTCCGGAGAGACGGAGGTTTGGACCTGCTCGACTACAATGGCGCCGCCGTCTGGAGCACCAACACGACCGCGACTCGTGCCAGCCGTGCTCAGCTTCTGGACTCCGGCAACCTTGTCATCGTGGATCCGGACGGTCAGCAACTCTGGAGAAGCTTCGACTCGCCGACAGACACACTTCTGCCATCGCAGCCGATGACTCGGAACACAAAACTGGTATCTGCCTCTGCGAGAGGTTTGCTCTACTCAGGGTTATATACATTGTACTTTGACAGTGACAATCAGCTAAAACTCATCTACAATGGCCCCGAGGTTAGCAGCATATATTGGCCCAATCCTTTCAACAAACCATGGGAAAATAACAGGACTACTTACAACCGTAGCCTTCATGCAATTCTTCAACCGACAGGACAGTTTTCTTCAAGTGATGACTTTGAGTTTGAAGCTTCTGATTTTGGTGATAAGGTCATGAGGAGGTTGACTCTGGATTACGATGGCAACCTTAGGCTGTATAGCCTAAACACGATAAGCGGCAATTGGTCAGTCTCTTGGATGGCATTCAGTCTGGTTTGTGACATGCATGGACTGTGTGGCAAAAACAGCCTCTGCAAATATATACCTAAGCTTGAGTGCTCTTGCCTTGAAGGCTTCGAGGTGGTTGATGGAAGCAATTGGAGCAAAGGATGCCGGCGCAAGGTAAACATAAGAGCTAACCGGGACAAACAGATAAGACGGAAGGCAAACATCTCCACCCAGGATTTCTCATTCAGAAAGCTTGCCGACACCGACTTCTATGGGTATGATTTTGGCTACGCTGAGCATGTGCCAATTCAGAAGTGCAGACATATGTGCTTGAACAATACTGATTGCGAAGCTTTTGGTTACTGTCAGGGAAACGGAAAATGTTATCTGAAGGTCTATCTTTTTAACGGCAAAATCTTTCCAAATCAGCACAATGACATTTATCTGAAAGTTCCCAAGGGAGCCTTGTCTTCGTCAAAATTGGCTTCTTCAGTAACTCACGCATGCAAATTTAATGAAAAGGAAGCCAACGTCTCATCGCAAATGTTGAAGGATGGCTCTTCCAAGTTCAATTTTGGTTACTTCCTCTCTTCTGCATTAACACTGTTTCTCACTGAAATAACTTTAATCGTTGCCGGGTGTTGGGTTGTTTACAAATGGGAAAGAAGATCCGAGATTACAGATGAAGGTTACAAGATAATTTCCAGCCAGTTCCGAATATTTAGCTACAAGGAGTTACAGAAGGcaaccaattgcttccaagaagaGATAGGAAGTGGTAGATCAGGAGCAGTTTACAAGGGAGTCCTCGATGATGAAAGGAAGGTTGCAGTGAAGAAGCTAAATGATGTGATCCAAGGAGAGCAGGAGTTCAGGTCTGAGCTAAGTGTCATAGGCACAATTTATCATATGAATGTTGTCAGAATCTGGGGGTTTTGTGTTAAGAAGACGCACAAGCTCTTGGTTTCTGAGTTTATTGAGAATGGTTCTTTAGCCACAGTTCTGTTTGATTACCAGAGCCTATCTCCTGTGCTTCAATGGGTCCAAAGGTACAATATTGCACTTGGGGTGGCGAAGGGACTGGCCTATCTCCACCATGAGTGCCTTGAATGGATTGTTCATTGTGATGTCAAACCAGAGAACATATTATTGGATAAAGACTTTGATCCCAAGATTGCAGATTTTGGACTGGTGAAGCTACTTAAACGTGGATCAAGCGCACAAGTGTTGTCAAAAGTGCATGGGACCAGAGGGTATATTGCACCAGAATGGGCTCTCAATCTTCCAATCACTGGTAAGGCAGATGTTTACAGCTACGGAGTAGTGCTTCTTGAGTTAGTGAAGGGGATTCGGGTTTCCAGTTGGATGGTTGAGGGTGAGGAGGTGGAAATGGCTGTTAGATGCTCTGCTGAAATTCTTAAGGAGAAACTAGCAGGCGAAGATCAGTCATGGCTTCTAGATTTTGTTGACTACAGGCTGGACGGAGATTTCAACTATTCAGAAGCGATTGTGATGCTTCAGATAGCAGTATCATGTTTGGAAGAAGAAAGGAGCAGAAGGCCAAGCATGAGCCATGTTGTCGAAACTCTGCTTTCACTGGCGGAATGA
- the LOC127318079 gene encoding glycerol-3-phosphate dehydrogenase [NAD(+)], chloroplastic isoform X2 has protein sequence MATAAFLAPSPTPRSRITTARHCLLPICTAATGAPPPDAETDEDAPRIARKDRRRIVRIAWEKLVRWSRSWRRRNRSDVLETTRKVVVLGGGSFGTAMAAQVAAKKPDLEVAMLLRDELVCRSINRHHVNCKYLSEYRLPGNIVATTSASDALAGADFCFHAVPVQFSSSFLRSISTHVDPKLPFISLSKGLELNTLRTMSQIIPRALGNPRQPFVVLSGPSFAVELMDRLPTAMVVASKDKKLASAVQQLLASSNLRISTSSDVTGVEIAGALKNVLAIAAGIVEGMHLGNNCMAALVAQGCSEIRWLATKMGAKPTTLAGLSGSGDIMLTCFVSLSRNRNVGLRLGSGEKLDEILNSMNQVAEGVSTAGAVIALAQKYNVKLPVLTAVARIIDNELTPKKAVMELMNLPQVEEV, from the exons ATGGCCACCGCCGCCTTCCTTGCCCCAAGCCCAACCCCTCGCTCTCGCATCACCACCGCTCGCCACTGCCTCCTGCCCATCTGCACTGCAGCCACCGGCGCGCCACCTCCAGATGCCGAGACGGACGAGGATGCCCCGCGGATCGCCCGGAAGGACCGGCGCCGCATTGTGCGGATCGCGTGGGAGAAGCTCGTCCGGTGGTCTCGCTCCTGGCGCCGGCGCAACCGCAGCGACGTCCTCGAGACCACTCGGAAG GTGGTGGTTCTCGGAGGCGGCTCGTTCGGGACTGCCATGGCGGCGCAGGTGGCAGCCAAGAAGCCCGACCTAGAGGTGGCCATGCTGCTCCGTGACGAGCTTGTCTGCCGCTCCATCAACCGCCACCATGTCAATTG CAAATACTTATCAGAGTACAGGTTGCCAGGAAACATTGTTGCAACAACTAGTGCTAGTGATGCTTTAGCAGGAGCTGATTTCTGCTTCCATGCTGTCCCTGTTCAG TTCAGTTCATCCTTTCTTCGGAGTATTTCAACACATGTTGATCCGAAGTTGCCATTCATATCACTTAGCAAAGGGCTGGAACTTAACACCCTTCGTACAATGTCTCAAATCATTCCTCGAGCATTGGGAAATCCTCGCCAACCATTTGTTGTTTTGTCAGGACCTTCTTTTGCGGTAGAACTGATGGACAGACTGCCAACAG CTATGGTGGTCGCATCCAAAGACAAAAAGCTGGCAAGTGCTGTTCAGCAGCTCTTGGCGTCTTCAAATTTGAGGATAAGCACATCAAG TGACGTTACAGGGGTAGAAATTGCGGGCGCACTTAAGAATGTTCTTGCAATAGCAGCAGGTATAGTAGAAGGTATGCACCTGGGAAATAATTGTATGGCTGCCCTTGTTGCTCAAGGCTGTTCTGAAATTCGGTGGTTGGCGACAAAG ATGGGAGCAAAGCCAACAACCCTTGCTGGTCTATCTGGCTCGGGTGATATCATGCTTACATGTTTTGTCAGTCTTTCACGGAATAGAAACGTGGGATTACGTCTTGGTTCAGGCGAAAAACTTGATGAAATCTTAAATTCGATGAATCAG GTTGCTGAAGGTGTGTCAACTGCTGGTGCTGTCATCGCATTGGCTCAGAAGTACAATGTAAAACTACCAGTCTTGACAGCAGTAGCTCGGATAATTGACAATGAGTTAACTCCAAAGAAGGCTGTTATGGAGTTAATGAATCTTCCACAG GTGGAGGAAGTCTGA